From a region of the Marinomonas mediterranea MMB-1 genome:
- a CDS encoding AraC family transcriptional regulator, whose amino-acid sequence MNSKASVPMSSVKFLLKAVEAKGHCIPTLLESLEIDPSYIDKNDTFPAYEYGMLYQKIMWLEQDESFAMLSGGKMPNGTFRMMCLCIIHAQSLAKALYRCSDFFDVCRSSTIKPVLIKKGRYALVTFAPVDLVDEDVAADIMANEPIEKIRTSMSIWHHFISWLIGRRLALKAAYFTANRPTDVDYYKTLFQSEVRFSQHANALVFPASYLDMPIVQTEDTLRGFLKTAPYQLLVMVENDNSLKSQVMALIGKDFSRELPSADEVSSTLNMSVSTLRRRLSDESTSYQQIKDECRKEAAITYMNAPRLSINDIASLMGFDEPSAFFRSFKKWTGMTPGEYRKSEQYVRFEKSLKDRKTR is encoded by the coding sequence ATGAATTCTAAAGCATCTGTGCCGATGTCTAGTGTGAAGTTTTTACTTAAAGCAGTAGAAGCGAAGGGTCACTGTATTCCTACTTTATTGGAAAGTTTAGAGATAGACCCTAGTTATATCGATAAAAATGACACTTTTCCCGCTTATGAGTACGGCATGCTCTATCAAAAGATCATGTGGTTAGAGCAAGATGAATCGTTCGCGATGCTAAGTGGCGGAAAGATGCCGAATGGCACGTTTCGCATGATGTGTCTTTGTATTATTCATGCTCAGAGCCTTGCTAAAGCGTTATATCGATGTAGCGACTTTTTCGATGTGTGTCGAAGCTCAACGATCAAGCCCGTGCTAATAAAAAAAGGGCGTTATGCGTTGGTAACATTTGCGCCTGTCGATTTGGTTGATGAAGACGTTGCTGCTGACATTATGGCAAATGAGCCAATCGAAAAGATCCGCACCAGTATGTCAATATGGCATCACTTTATAAGTTGGTTAATTGGTCGACGACTTGCACTCAAGGCCGCGTATTTTACGGCAAATCGCCCAACGGATGTTGATTATTATAAAACGCTTTTCCAGTCAGAAGTACGGTTTTCCCAACATGCGAATGCGCTCGTATTTCCCGCCAGCTATCTTGATATGCCGATTGTTCAAACAGAAGATACACTAAGAGGTTTCTTAAAAACTGCCCCCTATCAACTGTTAGTGATGGTCGAAAACGACAATAGCTTGAAATCCCAAGTAATGGCTTTGATCGGAAAAGATTTTTCGAGAGAATTGCCAAGCGCGGATGAAGTATCGTCGACCCTCAATATGAGCGTCTCAACTCTGCGTCGTCGCTTAAGTGACGAGAGTACCTCTTATCAACAGATTAAGGACGAATGCCGTAAAGAGGCTGCAATCACCTATATGAATGCACCGAGATTATCGATAAATGATATTGCCTCGTTGATGGGGTTTGATGAACCCAGTGCATTTTTCCGCTCATTTAAGAAATGGACCGGGATGACCCCTGGCGAATATCGAAAAAGTGAGCAATATGTCCGTTTTGAGAAATCTCTCAAAGACAGAAAGACTAGGTAA
- a CDS encoding cytochrome b562 — protein MKLTNMFAAMGMVVASSVGFAHGHGSCSETELHEHMMSIKTELRSLAQDVKSDDLDGASGHVKALIGLFEDSKAETPYLFKEQKLTGSALESKQADYVAVLDDAIVKLKDIDSKIAMGDSGKIGSAVRELGKYRKIGHSKFKADC, from the coding sequence ATGAAATTAACGAATATGTTTGCGGCAATGGGTATGGTTGTAGCTTCGTCAGTAGGTTTTGCTCATGGTCATGGGTCTTGTTCAGAGACTGAATTGCATGAACACATGATGTCCATTAAAACTGAACTGAGGTCACTTGCACAAGACGTCAAGTCAGACGATCTTGACGGTGCGAGCGGGCATGTTAAAGCGCTCATAGGCTTATTCGAAGATTCTAAGGCTGAAACGCCATACCTTTTCAAAGAGCAAAAGCTCACAGGCTCTGCGTTAGAGTCTAAGCAAGCTGATTATGTAGCCGTATTAGACGATGCTATTGTTAAGTTGAAGGACATCGACTCAAAAATCGCGATGGGTGATTCTGGTAAAATCGGATCTGCGGTTCGAGAACTGGGTAAATATCGTAAGATAGGCCACAGCAAATTTAAAGCGGACTGCTAG
- a CDS encoding methyl-accepting chemotaxis protein, which translates to MTLKRKFSLVVFLSAVSVAVIIGLFSYYQLKNTLLEGINQKIEAIAKGHSNTIQEWSISKANAIEALATYLGKEDVSQESLQLASDAGDFSLAYFGSSDGKMLMNDLMDSLPEGYDPRIRPWYKSAVVSGNVEFTKPYIDATTGKLIISAAKVVNKGGAVEGVVGADLYINAVTSAVLNVNLEGKGDAILVHKNGEILAHKNSDLIQKDFSTELGYSFDSLSTKSLVEVSSKGMALLASKISIPNTDWLVVYELNESKVLAPLNSLIILLIVAAVTTALIVSGVMGVVSAKLLSGITQVNAVLKQISQGQGDLTIRIPQTSNDEVGMLAKYFNDFLETLSAMVQDIKGMSSNLNDLAQNTTRLTTQSTQDLQVQLDEVTMVATAVGQMSAATHEIASNADNTATSAKAAHDQSLEGNKVVLKSSDSINNLAGQVQSAATVMGDLDEQVQGISSILLTIQDIAEKTNLLALNAAIEAARAGEQGRGFAVVADEVRVLSQRTQSSTEEIKDKIDGLNKATVSAVGLMSEGRTLAESTVQDAEEAARTLESIQESVQVITDMSIQIASAAEEQNIVTGDISKNSESIKGIANKLANESQESLEGAKSLSEVAARLEQQVGRFTV; encoded by the coding sequence ATGACGTTGAAAAGAAAGTTCTCTTTAGTTGTGTTTCTAAGCGCGGTTTCCGTGGCGGTTATCATCGGTCTTTTTAGCTATTACCAGCTAAAAAACACACTTCTTGAAGGGATTAACCAAAAAATCGAGGCGATAGCAAAAGGACATTCGAATACCATTCAGGAGTGGAGTATCAGTAAGGCAAATGCGATTGAAGCGTTGGCGACTTATTTAGGGAAAGAAGACGTTTCCCAAGAGTCGCTTCAGTTGGCGTCAGATGCCGGTGATTTTAGCCTAGCCTACTTTGGAAGTAGCGATGGTAAAATGCTAATGAATGATTTGATGGATTCGTTGCCAGAGGGTTATGACCCAAGAATTCGACCTTGGTATAAATCTGCGGTAGTGTCTGGTAACGTTGAGTTTACCAAGCCTTATATCGATGCTACAACAGGTAAACTGATTATTAGCGCAGCGAAAGTGGTTAATAAAGGTGGCGCAGTCGAAGGCGTAGTTGGTGCCGATCTATACATTAATGCGGTGACATCAGCGGTCTTGAACGTCAACCTTGAAGGGAAAGGGGATGCGATTCTTGTTCATAAGAACGGTGAGATTCTCGCGCACAAGAATAGTGATCTGATACAAAAAGACTTTAGCACTGAGTTGGGTTACTCCTTTGATTCATTGTCTACCAAATCGCTTGTAGAAGTTTCTTCTAAAGGTATGGCATTGCTAGCGAGCAAAATAAGCATTCCTAACACGGACTGGCTCGTTGTCTATGAGTTGAATGAAAGCAAGGTACTTGCTCCACTAAACAGCCTTATCATCTTGTTGATCGTTGCTGCCGTGACAACAGCCCTAATTGTCAGTGGTGTGATGGGGGTTGTAAGTGCCAAATTATTGTCTGGAATTACGCAAGTTAATGCCGTTCTAAAACAAATCAGTCAAGGTCAAGGCGATCTAACGATCCGTATTCCACAAACCAGCAATGATGAAGTTGGTATGTTGGCGAAGTACTTTAATGATTTCCTAGAAACGTTGTCAGCAATGGTTCAAGACATTAAAGGGATGTCGTCGAATCTGAATGACTTGGCGCAAAATACGACGCGCTTAACCACTCAATCTACTCAAGATCTCCAAGTTCAGCTGGATGAAGTCACAATGGTAGCAACCGCGGTCGGTCAAATGTCTGCCGCGACTCACGAGATAGCTAGTAATGCGGACAATACAGCTACCTCAGCAAAGGCGGCTCATGACCAAAGCCTTGAAGGGAATAAGGTGGTGCTTAAGAGTAGTGACTCTATTAATAACCTAGCCGGCCAAGTTCAGAGTGCTGCAACGGTGATGGGGGATCTTGATGAGCAAGTGCAGGGTATTAGTTCTATCCTTCTTACTATCCAAGATATCGCTGAAAAAACTAACTTGCTTGCACTAAATGCGGCGATTGAAGCGGCTAGGGCAGGTGAGCAAGGGCGCGGTTTTGCGGTGGTTGCCGATGAAGTGCGCGTTCTGTCTCAGAGAACTCAATCATCCACTGAAGAAATTAAAGATAAGATCGACGGCCTTAATAAAGCCACCGTCAGCGCTGTTGGGTTGATGTCTGAGGGTCGAACACTTGCTGAAAGCACGGTTCAAGACGCAGAAGAAGCAGCAAGAACCCTTGAATCCATTCAAGAATCTGTTCAAGTGATTACAGATATGTCGATTCAGATCGCAAGTGCCGCTGAAGAACAAAATATCGTGACAGGCGACATTTCTAAAAACAGTGAGTCAATCAAAGGTATTGCGAACAAGTTAGCAAACGAATCGCAAGAAAGCTTAGAGGGTGCGAAGTCTTTGTCTGAGGTGGCTGCTAGATTGGAGCAGCAAGTCGGGCGCTTTACAGTTTAG
- a CDS encoding Lon protease family protein: protein MMSNTVQPLNKSALYASVPPENLPFEKLSDIEPLSGILGQERAVEAIQFGVAMQRPGYNIYVMGDSGTGRSSYVTNYLKSEAKRKAAPNEWAYVNNFTDTRAPKTIEFMPGKSSVFEKEIRSLIDAVMATFPAAFENPTYQQYKSAIDRAFNEKYEGAINLVERMALRIGVAMFRDASSVSFAPMRDGKALEEADFAGLSDDERDAFQAAVSELETQLNDELLGLPQWKRASYEELRELNLETIKEALDPLMAPLFEKYSENTTITAHLKDMRDDLDKVLIDQITDERAAESRDEVSRRTMYEEFYLPNIAVTHEPDGGMPVVYEPHPTYRNLFGQVEYSSDQGMLITSYRLIRAGSLHAANGGYLILDAEKLLTDHYLWEALKRALKSKTLRIEHPYADMGLMNTTTLSPEDLPLQVKVILIGSREIYYLLQDADPDFQEMFRVLVDFDDTLKRGQGSEHAFARLLKDRVDQEGYADVTREGVARLIEYSSRLAEHQKEMVARIGDVFELLSEADFVRDMAKDDVISDEHVKRALLAKKHRTGRVSEKIIEEILEGTVLLDSDGEAIGKINGLTVMQIGDSSFGAPARISTTVYPGGKGIIDIERESNLGQNIHSKGVLILSGYLGNKYAQKYPLDISASIAMEQSYGYVDGDSASTAELCCLLSALIQVPLRQDLAITGSLNQYGEVQAIGGVNEKIEGFFSVCKARGLTGTQGVLVPKSNANNLMLNDDVLEAVEKGQFYIYAIETADQALELLTGKVAGQADKDGNYPEGSLSAMVIKRLEEISKLGDEESEDEKGEETKQDEQKGQAQTEKSDA from the coding sequence ATGATGTCAAATACGGTTCAGCCTCTTAATAAGAGCGCGTTGTACGCTAGCGTCCCACCAGAAAACCTTCCTTTTGAAAAGCTTAGTGATATAGAACCTTTGAGTGGAATACTCGGTCAGGAAAGGGCTGTTGAGGCTATTCAGTTTGGTGTTGCTATGCAGCGCCCAGGTTACAATATTTATGTAATGGGAGACTCTGGTACAGGACGCTCTTCCTACGTTACCAATTATTTAAAGAGTGAGGCGAAACGAAAAGCCGCACCCAATGAATGGGCGTATGTTAATAATTTTACCGATACGCGTGCGCCAAAAACGATCGAGTTTATGCCAGGTAAGTCGTCAGTATTTGAGAAGGAAATCCGTTCACTTATCGATGCAGTGATGGCGACTTTTCCAGCCGCGTTTGAAAATCCAACTTATCAGCAGTACAAAAGTGCCATTGATCGTGCATTTAATGAAAAATACGAAGGTGCGATTAACTTAGTTGAACGTATGGCGTTGCGTATTGGCGTTGCCATGTTCCGTGATGCGTCTTCGGTCAGTTTTGCGCCCATGAGGGATGGAAAAGCATTAGAAGAAGCCGACTTTGCTGGCCTTTCGGATGATGAGCGAGACGCTTTTCAGGCTGCGGTATCTGAGCTAGAAACACAGCTTAATGACGAATTGCTTGGATTGCCTCAATGGAAACGAGCATCTTACGAAGAATTGCGTGAACTGAATCTAGAAACTATTAAAGAAGCGCTTGACCCTTTAATGGCGCCGCTGTTTGAGAAGTACTCTGAAAACACCACCATCACGGCTCATTTGAAAGACATGCGTGATGATCTGGATAAAGTGCTTATCGATCAAATTACGGATGAGCGCGCCGCAGAGAGTCGAGACGAAGTTAGCCGTCGCACTATGTACGAAGAGTTCTACCTACCAAATATCGCGGTTACTCACGAACCTGACGGAGGGATGCCGGTTGTCTATGAGCCTCACCCGACGTATCGAAATTTGTTTGGGCAGGTCGAATACAGCAGTGATCAAGGGATGCTTATCACCAGCTATCGGTTAATTCGTGCGGGAAGTTTACATGCCGCAAATGGCGGTTACCTCATACTCGACGCGGAAAAATTACTGACAGACCACTACCTGTGGGAAGCATTAAAGCGCGCTTTAAAAAGTAAGACTCTTCGGATTGAGCACCCTTACGCAGACATGGGGTTGATGAATACCACCACACTGTCTCCTGAAGATCTGCCTTTGCAAGTTAAAGTGATCTTGATCGGGTCTCGTGAAATATACTACCTATTGCAGGATGCTGATCCCGATTTTCAAGAAATGTTCCGTGTGCTAGTCGATTTTGATGACACGCTAAAACGTGGGCAAGGCTCTGAACATGCATTCGCACGTCTATTAAAGGATCGTGTTGATCAGGAAGGGTATGCGGACGTAACACGAGAAGGCGTCGCAAGGCTTATAGAATACAGTAGTCGCTTAGCTGAGCATCAGAAAGAAATGGTCGCTCGTATTGGAGATGTCTTTGAGTTATTAAGTGAGGCTGATTTTGTCCGAGATATGGCAAAAGACGACGTTATTTCAGATGAGCATGTAAAGCGAGCGCTGTTAGCGAAGAAGCACCGTACCGGCCGCGTAAGTGAGAAGATCATTGAAGAGATTCTTGAGGGAACGGTTTTGCTTGATAGTGATGGCGAAGCCATCGGTAAAATTAACGGTTTAACGGTGATGCAGATTGGGGACAGCAGTTTCGGCGCACCAGCTCGGATTTCGACTACGGTTTACCCTGGAGGTAAAGGCATCATCGATATCGAGCGCGAATCGAACTTAGGTCAAAATATTCACTCTAAAGGGGTGCTCATACTGTCAGGTTACTTAGGTAACAAGTATGCTCAAAAATACCCTCTGGATATTTCAGCGTCGATCGCAATGGAGCAAAGTTATGGATACGTCGACGGTGATAGTGCGTCTACCGCTGAGTTGTGTTGTCTTCTTTCAGCACTGATCCAAGTGCCATTGCGTCAAGACTTAGCCATCACAGGGTCTTTAAATCAATACGGCGAAGTGCAAGCCATTGGTGGCGTAAATGAAAAAATTGAAGGCTTCTTCAGTGTTTGTAAGGCTCGCGGTTTGACCGGAACTCAGGGTGTTTTAGTCCCTAAATCCAATGCCAATAATCTGATGTTAAACGACGATGTGCTAGAGGCAGTCGAGAAAGGGCAGTTTTATATTTACGCGATTGAGACGGCAGACCAAGCGCTTGAATTATTAACCGGTAAAGTAGCAGGTCAAGCAGATAAAGATGGAAATTACCCAGAAGGGTCTTTGTCTGCAATGGTCATAAAGCGTTTGGAAGAAATTTCAAAGCTCGGAGACGAAGAGAGTGAAGACGAAAAAGGCGAAGAGACAAAACAAGACGAGCAAAAAGGACAAGCTCAGACTGAAAAAAGCGATGCTTAA
- a CDS encoding TatD family hydrolase produces MLIDTHCHLDKLDLTPYNENVKGALDAAANNGVKQILTISVDLASFSNVHEFTRQSGVFSSCGVHPLHTEGLLDDAERLIQLASLEKVVAIGETGLDYFYEKDLAVHAAQQKSFALHLESAAKLKLPVIVHTREAREDTLALIREHGDADVGGVLHCFTESYEMAAKALDENYLISISGIVTFKNAAELRETVKKLPLDRLLVETDSPYLAPIPHRGQKNEPKYVKDVAQFVADVKGVRYEELLEITARNFHEKFRKVIRDEVLIESC; encoded by the coding sequence ATGTTGATCGACACTCATTGTCATTTAGATAAGTTAGACCTCACTCCTTATAACGAAAACGTCAAAGGAGCATTAGATGCAGCGGCAAATAATGGCGTAAAACAAATTTTGACGATTTCTGTCGACTTGGCGTCGTTCAGTAACGTGCATGAATTTACGCGACAAAGTGGGGTTTTTTCTAGTTGTGGTGTGCATCCCTTACATACCGAGGGGTTGCTCGACGATGCTGAGAGGCTGATTCAATTAGCATCGTTAGAAAAAGTCGTCGCGATTGGTGAAACGGGTTTGGACTATTTCTATGAAAAAGATTTAGCGGTTCACGCGGCACAGCAGAAGAGTTTTGCGCTTCACCTTGAAAGCGCCGCCAAACTGAAATTGCCTGTTATTGTCCATACTCGTGAAGCGAGAGAAGATACCTTGGCTCTTATACGAGAGCATGGAGACGCAGACGTTGGTGGTGTTTTGCATTGTTTCACCGAAAGCTATGAGATGGCAGCGAAAGCGCTAGACGAAAATTATCTCATCTCTATTTCGGGCATCGTGACGTTTAAGAATGCTGCGGAGCTACGTGAAACGGTTAAAAAATTACCGCTTGATCGCTTGCTCGTTGAAACAGATTCCCCATATTTGGCTCCGATCCCTCACCGTGGGCAAAAGAATGAACCTAAATATGTGAAAGACGTTGCGCAATTTGTTGCCGATGTAAAAGGTGTTCGTTATGAAGAGTTGCTAGAGATTACAGCAAGAAACTTCCACGAGAAATTTCGAAAGGTCATTCGTGATGAGGTGCTCATTGAATCTTGTTGA
- the holB gene encoding DNA polymerase III subunit delta', with product MESLHKKACEWRKNGTFHHALMLTGEEGVGQDVLARALADLLMCEVKAAPCGQCHSCQLMAAGSHPDYLFVDGSEGTIKVDVIRQLIQRVSKKAQVGKTKVLLFKDAHAMNINAANAVLKALEEPPENTFFILTTSNSFGMLPTIQSRCQKMVLDSPTKEEVIAWLEREGHTEVSDLFWLAQQPFHLLALKESGYDKLYRALPEKVCSLLLGEDSVTNIVKGVDQSNIHALCDGYAALIHQVIQYSATGHLPEELTNVSNLMLTKRSIYHLMDRYKGMIDLKQRLKRSNLNPVMQLTHELNQW from the coding sequence TTGGAATCATTACACAAAAAGGCGTGTGAGTGGCGTAAAAACGGTACATTTCACCATGCATTGATGCTCACTGGAGAAGAGGGTGTCGGTCAAGATGTGTTGGCTAGGGCACTAGCGGACCTGCTCATGTGCGAAGTGAAAGCTGCACCATGTGGGCAATGCCATTCCTGTCAGTTGATGGCAGCGGGTTCACACCCCGATTACCTCTTTGTTGACGGATCGGAAGGGACGATCAAAGTTGATGTTATTCGCCAACTTATTCAAAGAGTGTCTAAAAAAGCACAAGTTGGAAAAACGAAGGTTCTTTTATTTAAAGACGCACATGCCATGAATATCAATGCCGCAAACGCGGTGCTGAAGGCCTTAGAGGAACCGCCTGAAAATACGTTCTTTATTTTGACGACCTCTAACTCATTTGGGATGTTGCCGACAATACAGAGTCGCTGTCAAAAAATGGTATTGGACAGCCCTACAAAAGAAGAAGTGATTGCTTGGTTAGAGCGGGAAGGACATACGGAGGTAAGCGATCTCTTTTGGCTTGCACAACAGCCGTTTCACTTATTGGCTCTAAAAGAGAGTGGATATGACAAGTTATACCGCGCTTTGCCAGAGAAAGTGTGTTCGTTACTTCTAGGGGAAGACAGCGTTACCAATATCGTAAAGGGCGTAGATCAATCTAACATACACGCTCTGTGTGATGGCTATGCTGCGCTTATTCATCAAGTGATTCAGTATTCTGCTACCGGCCACCTGCCTGAAGAGCTTACCAATGTTTCTAACTTGATGCTTACCAAGCGAAGTATTTATCATTTAATGGATCGATACAAAGGAATGATTGATCTTAAACAGCGCCTTAAGCGCTCAAACTTAAACCCCGTTATGCAATTAACGCACGAATTAAATCAGTGGTAA
- the tmk gene encoding dTMP kinase: MKGKFITLEGGEGSGKSTAIACLEQWMKAQGIPYLLTREPGGTPLAEEIRQVVLSKRDETVNSITELLLVFAARAQHVAQKIAPALESGVWVISDRFIDSSYVYQGVARGLDIEDIDSLVRLAVGASLPDKTILLDVPVSVGMARVSARTGNDRLDGESTQFHEMVRAGFLDLAKRDSHRISIVDASVPQENVFEQIVTILEQVKQAK; encoded by the coding sequence GTGAAAGGTAAGTTTATTACGCTTGAAGGTGGGGAAGGAAGTGGCAAAAGTACCGCCATTGCCTGCCTCGAACAGTGGATGAAGGCCCAAGGCATTCCCTATCTTCTGACTCGTGAACCCGGTGGTACGCCTTTAGCAGAAGAAATACGTCAGGTCGTACTAAGTAAGCGTGACGAAACAGTTAATTCAATTACGGAACTTCTTCTTGTCTTTGCTGCAAGGGCGCAGCATGTCGCGCAAAAAATTGCGCCTGCACTTGAATCTGGTGTTTGGGTTATTAGTGATCGATTTATTGATTCCTCATATGTCTATCAAGGTGTGGCTCGTGGGTTGGATATCGAGGATATTGACAGTTTGGTTCGTTTAGCAGTTGGCGCAAGTCTTCCGGATAAAACGATTTTACTAGATGTACCCGTTTCAGTTGGCATGGCGCGTGTCTCAGCGCGGACTGGTAATGACAGGTTGGATGGTGAAAGCACGCAATTTCATGAAATGGTGCGTGCAGGCTTCTTAGATCTGGCGAAAAGAGACAGTCATCGCATTTCTATTGTGGATGCGAGCGTCCCTCAAGAAAATGTTTTTGAGCAGATTGTGACGATACTTGAACAAGTAAAACAAGCAAAGTAA
- the mltG gene encoding endolytic transglycosylase MltG, translating to MSAVKWLVSLIFLLLTLMAAAAGGVYYGVTQPLMIDEAQEYEVQSGSSSTRIGQQLAARGWIYHPMLTKVVSRLNPTLVPKKGRYLIEPGQNLIQVFQLFDSGKAIYHEVTLLEGKTVKDYISTLAAKGNIEMTMEGFSAERVAEHMKLGYPSAEGLFFANTYRYHDGDTDVDILRHANALLIKELKTAWGIRHTPIPIKTSYDALILASIIEKETGVPYERPLISKVFMNRLKRKIRLQTDPTVIYGLGDQYNGNITRKDLRSKTPYNTYVIKGLPPTPIANVGKEAILAAVQPGETAALYFVAKGDGTHAFSRTLREHNNAVAKYQKFQRRKDYQSSPTK from the coding sequence ATGTCTGCAGTTAAATGGCTTGTCTCTTTAATTTTTTTGTTACTCACATTAATGGCCGCGGCTGCCGGTGGGGTCTACTACGGTGTTACACAACCGCTTATGATAGACGAGGCGCAAGAGTACGAAGTCCAGTCTGGTAGTTCCTCTACGCGTATAGGTCAGCAACTTGCTGCACGAGGTTGGATTTACCACCCTATGCTTACCAAGGTTGTTTCTCGCTTGAATCCAACTTTAGTTCCAAAAAAAGGCCGTTATTTGATTGAGCCGGGGCAAAACTTAATACAAGTTTTTCAGTTATTTGACTCGGGGAAGGCGATATACCACGAGGTAACCTTGCTTGAAGGCAAAACGGTTAAAGACTACATAAGCACGTTAGCGGCGAAGGGCAATATTGAAATGACGATGGAAGGGTTCAGTGCCGAGCGTGTTGCTGAGCACATGAAGCTAGGATATCCGTCCGCTGAAGGGTTATTTTTTGCAAATACCTACCGTTATCATGATGGTGATACGGACGTTGATATTTTACGTCATGCTAATGCGCTTTTAATAAAAGAGCTAAAGACAGCCTGGGGCATTCGCCACACTCCCATACCAATAAAAACGTCTTATGACGCTCTAATTTTAGCCTCTATTATTGAAAAAGAAACAGGTGTTCCATATGAGCGTCCGTTGATATCAAAAGTGTTTATGAACCGTCTTAAACGTAAAATACGATTGCAGACCGATCCTACGGTTATTTACGGTCTAGGTGATCAGTATAACGGCAATATTACGAGAAAAGACCTTCGTAGCAAAACACCCTACAACACTTACGTTATTAAAGGGTTGCCACCTACGCCAATCGCAAATGTAGGTAAAGAGGCAATCTTGGCAGCGGTGCAGCCAGGGGAAACGGCTGCCTTGTATTTCGTGGCAAAAGGAGACGGTACGCATGCATTTTCACGGACGCTTAGAGAGCACAATAATGCGGTGGCTAAGTATCAAAAGTTCCAGCGAAGAAAAGATTACCAATCTTCGCCAACAAAATAA
- the pabC gene encoding aminodeoxychorismate lyase produces the protein MVWFVNFQKTEHLSVNDRGFSYGDGVFETMLFQNKEVRHSQLHQNRLRRSLQRLFFDAKSSLDLNGIWSFIHANAPSFGESVLVKLIVTRGEGGRGYLPPEHPQLNVLIYFGKPPCYANERVNGVKLGVSSIPTSINPSVAGLKHLNKLENVMAKRELASGFYDALMLDPKGYVAECIQSNIGWFKNNLLYMPSIVDSGVQGTMRSFILEEFDGVINVGRFTLDDLLRADEVFVCNSLMGISGVVSIENPRTLGCIGIETEISAFCRYYSIGENIKNVQSLLESKENHVCS, from the coding sequence ATGGTTTGGTTTGTAAACTTTCAAAAAACAGAGCATCTTTCAGTCAATGACCGAGGTTTTTCCTATGGTGATGGCGTTTTTGAGACTATGTTGTTTCAAAATAAAGAGGTTCGACACTCCCAATTACATCAAAACCGTTTACGAAGAAGCTTGCAGCGTCTTTTTTTTGACGCAAAATCGTCCCTAGATTTGAATGGAATTTGGTCGTTTATCCACGCTAATGCCCCTTCGTTTGGCGAATCTGTACTTGTTAAGTTGATTGTTACTCGCGGTGAGGGTGGAAGAGGTTACCTCCCCCCTGAGCATCCTCAATTAAATGTTCTGATCTATTTTGGTAAGCCTCCTTGTTATGCGAATGAACGCGTGAATGGCGTTAAACTTGGTGTCTCATCTATTCCAACCAGTATTAACCCTTCTGTTGCGGGTTTAAAACACCTAAATAAGTTAGAAAATGTCATGGCGAAACGTGAATTAGCCTCTGGCTTTTATGATGCGCTGATGCTCGATCCAAAAGGCTATGTCGCGGAGTGTATTCAAAGTAATATAGGTTGGTTTAAAAATAATCTGCTTTATATGCCCAGTATTGTCGATTCCGGCGTGCAAGGAACAATGCGGAGCTTCATTTTAGAGGAGTTTGACGGTGTGATAAACGTTGGGCGCTTTACCCTTGACGATCTTTTACGGGCCGATGAAGTCTTTGTATGCAACAGTCTGATGGGGATATCAGGTGTTGTGTCTATTGAAAACCCGAGAACCTTGGGTTGTATTGGTATTGAAACTGAAATATCGGCTTTTTGTCGGTATTATTCTATTGGCGAAAATATAAAAAACGTACAAAGTCTTTTGGAAAGTAAGGAAAACCATGTCTGCAGTTAA
- a CDS encoding YajG family lipoprotein, which translates to MKFIALPILVSALIVGGCASTTHTINITPTPEVSMNTLTNDKIIDITVLSSFDGKIGEINTGIGEHADIMLSATSKEDIKKALTEGLIKLGFKPNKGGQPPADLKVTLSKLSYTTTKKVLKTEATLDYSLSLELKAKNKTYRANYVSQKIDEYGSLPTQEEVQEAMSQLASDTVTRLLNDPNVILLLQK; encoded by the coding sequence ATGAAGTTTATCGCCCTACCCATTTTAGTCAGTGCGCTTATAGTAGGCGGCTGTGCGAGCACAACACACACTATTAATATCACCCCTACCCCAGAAGTAAGCATGAACACGCTTACCAATGACAAAATTATCGATATTACGGTTCTGTCGTCTTTTGATGGAAAAATTGGAGAAATAAATACAGGCATCGGTGAGCATGCAGACATCATGCTGTCAGCCACATCGAAAGAGGATATTAAAAAAGCGCTTACCGAAGGATTAATAAAGCTCGGCTTTAAACCAAATAAAGGGGGGCAGCCACCAGCGGACTTAAAGGTGACTCTGTCTAAGCTGTCTTATACGACAACGAAAAAGGTACTAAAAACGGAAGCAACATTAGACTACTCGCTCTCTCTTGAACTAAAAGCCAAAAACAAAACGTACCGAGCGAACTATGTTTCTCAAAAGATTGATGAGTATGGCTCACTCCCTACGCAAGAAGAAGTTCAAGAGGCAATGAGTCAATTAGCATCCGATACCGTCACACGACTATTAAATGACCCTAACGTCATTTTGCTCTTACAAAAGTAG